From the genome of Capricornis sumatraensis isolate serow.1 chromosome 17, serow.2, whole genome shotgun sequence, one region includes:
- the SMTN gene encoding smoothelin isoform X5 — protein MNDVEELTALLRGAAEYEERKLIRAAIRRVRAQEIEAATLAGRLYSGRPNSGSREDGKGQAARRLELCEVPKPEEQKQQLEVPEPTPAPSSTSRDVTTVTLLLRAPPGDTRSPPASADGSPTTTSPEPPLEPAEEAPCPAPEALGSPEPPPSPPRASSPEPQEPPATPSTDRQVVDKLPPSPTDPPAPQGPTKGRSDTKRADLADPRPCQRSLSVLSPRQPAQNREPTPIASEPSPFQRAGSVRDRVRKFTSDSPTAAGLQEGPPRVALSPSTPARLPGPSHTSTTPAAASSSRGPSSRGTARPLAQLQSCPREEGPRGRGLAVRSLENRAGGPVARSEEPSAPLPVAVGTAEPGASMKTTFTIEIKDGRGQASTGRVLLPTGNQRAELTLGLRAPPTLLSTSSGGKSTVTHISSPGNLARLGSVTHVTSFSPASLGSRGGCSIKMEPEPAEPPSATVKVANGAEQTRVDKAPGSRSPLSAEELMAIEDESVLDKMLDQTTDFEERKLIRAALRELRQRKRDQRDKERERRLQEARARPGEGRGNTTTKTSTRHSQQTADGSAVSTVTKTERLVQSNDGTRTARTTTVESSFVRRSENGGGSTMMQTKTFSSSSSKKMGSIFDREDEASPRSGSLAALEKRQAEKKKELMKAQSLPKTSASQARKAMIEKLEKEGAAGSPGGPRMAVQRSTSFGVPNANSIKQMLLDWCRAKTRGYEHVDIQNFSSSWSDGMAFCALVHNFFPEAFDYGQLSPQNRRQNFEVAFSSAEMLVDCVPLVEVEDMMTMGKKPDPKCVFTYVQSLYNHLRRHELRLRGKNV, from the exons ATGAACGATGTGGAGGAGCTGACCGCACTG CTTCGGGGCGCCGCGGAGTACGAGGAGCGAAAGCTGATCCGAGCTGCCATCCGCCGCGTGCGGGCCCAGGAGATCGAGG cCGCCACCTTGGCTGGAAGGCTGTACAGTGGGCGTCCCAACAGTGGCTCAAGAGAGGACGGCAAGGGGCAGGCAGCACGGCGGCTGGAACTGTGTGAG GTGCCGAAGCCAGAGGAACAGAAGCAGCAGCTGGAGGTCCCAGAGCcaaccccagcccccagcagcaCCAGCCGGGATGTGACCACGGTGACACTCCTGCTGCGGGCCCCTCCCGGGGACACACGCAGCCCACCTGCCTCAGCCGACGGTTCACCCACCACTACCTCTCCTGAGCCTCCGCTGGAGCCTGCCGAGGAGGCCCCGTGCCCTGCCCCCGAGGCTCTGGGCAGTCCCGAGCCTCCCCCCAGCCCACCCAGGGCCTCCAGCCCTGAGCCCCAGGAGCCTCCAGCCACCCCCAGCACAGACAGGCAGGTGGTCGACAAG CTCCCGCCCAGCCCCACGGATCCCCCTGCCCCCCAAGGCCCCACCAAAGGTCGCTCCGACACAAAGAGAGCAG ACCTGGCTGACCCTCGCCCCTGCCAACGCTCCCTGTCTGTGCTCAGCCCCCGCCAGCCAGCCCAGAACCGAG AGCCCACCCCCATCGCCAGTGAACCTTCCCCGTTCCAGCGGGCGGGCTCCGTCCGGGACCGCGTGCGCAAGTTCACATCCGATTCTCCTACGGCTGCTGGGCTCCAGGAAGGCCCACCCCGTGTGGCCCTCAGCCCCTcgacccctgccaggctcccaggCCCCTCCCACACCAGCACCACCccggccgccgcctcctcctccaggggcccctCCTCGCGGGGAACAGCCCGGCCCCTGGCCCAGCTTCAGAGCTGCCCCCGGGAGGAGGGCCCCAGGGGGCGGGGCTTGGCCGTCAGGTCCCTTGAAAACAGAGCAGGGGGGCCCGTGGCCCGCTCAGAGGAGCCCAGCGCCCCGCTGCCCGTGGCCGTGGGCACCGCCGAGCCAGGGGCCAGTATGAAGACCACATTCACCATTGAGATCAAGGATGGCCGGGGCCAGGCCTCCACAGGCCGGGTGCTGCTGCCCACGGGCAACCAGAGGGCAG AACTGACACTGGGGCTGCGGGCGCCCCCCACCCTCCTTAGCACCAGCAGTGGGGGCAAGAGCACCGTCACCCATATCAGCAGCCCTGGGAACCTAGCCCGGCTGGGCAGTGTCACTCACGTCACCAGCTTCAGCCCTGCCTCCCTGGGTAGCCGAGGAGGCTGCAGCATAAAG aTGGAGCCAGAGCCCGCAGAGCCCCCCTCTGCCACAGTGAAGGTGGCCAATGGCGCTGAGCAGACCCGAGTGGACAAAGCACCAGGGAGCCGGAGCCCGCTGAGTGCCGAGGAGCTGATGGCCATAGAGGATGAGAGCGTCCTGGACAAGATG CTGGATCAGACTACGGACTTTGAGGAGCGGAAGCTCATCCGGGCTGCACTGCGCGAGCTCCGACAAAGGAAGAGAG ACCAGCGGGACAAGGAACGAGAACGGCGGCTGCAAGAGGCCCGGGCCCGTCCAGGGGAGGGCCGCGGCAACACGACAACCAAGACCAGCACACGGCACAGCCAACAGACGGCCGACGGCTCAGCCGTCAGCACGGTCACCAAGACCGAGCGGCTCGTCCAGTCCA ATGACGGCACACGGACGGCCCGCACCACCACAGTGGAGTCAAGTTTCGTGAGGCGCTCAGAGA ATGGTGGTGGCAGCACCATGATGCAAACTAAGACCTTCTCCTCTTCATCATCCAAGAAGATGGGCAG TATCTTCGACCGGGAGGATGAGGCCAGCCCACGGTCTGGCAGCCTAGCGGCACTGGAAAAACGCCAGGCGGAGAAGAAGAAAGAGCTGATGAAGGCGCAGAGCCTGCCCAAAACCTCAGCGTCCCAGGCGCGCAAGGCTATGATTGAGAAGTTGGAGAAAGAGGGCGCGGCAGG CAGCCCGGGCGGACCCCGCATGGCTGTGCAGCGCTCCACCAGCTTCGGGGTCCCCAACGCCAACAGCATCAAGCAGATGTTGCTAGACTGGTGCCGAGCCAAGACACGTGGCTACGAG CATGTGGACATCCAGAACTTCTCCTCGAGTTGGAGTGACGGGATGGCCTTCTGTGCCCTGGTGCACAACTTCTTCCCCGAGGCCTTCGACTATGGGCAGCTCAGCCCACAGAACCGCCGTCAGAACTTCGAGGTGGCCTTCTCATCCGCCGA GATGCTGGTGGACTGCGTACCCCTGGTGGAGGTGGAGGACATGATGACCATGGGCAAGAAGCCCGACCCCAAGTGCGTTTTCACCTACGTGCAATCGCTCTACAACCACCTGCGGCGCCACGAGCTGCGCCTGCGCGGCAAGAATGTCTAG